In Tepidisphaeraceae bacterium, a single window of DNA contains:
- a CDS encoding DUF1440 domain-containing protein, translated as MRIQRITIGETSTSRAAFTGAVGGLVGTAVMVAFMASWSRAALAMAQKPADKHEARRRLANAGVGKGQWPQGEPRSHHHERAESERAADKLGQIVTGSRLPTHTRRPLGTVFHFAFGAAAGMVYGALSTTRMRPLVQSGHGTLFGTAVWLMGDEIAMPLIGFGDPPQRTPLRRHAYVLAAHLAFGAGLHTAMRVMAVSPTNRASRTARHRAIT; from the coding sequence ATGCGAATCCAGCGAATTACCATCGGTGAAACGAGCACATCCCGGGCGGCCTTCACGGGCGCGGTCGGTGGATTAGTGGGCACTGCGGTGATGGTGGCGTTCATGGCCAGCTGGTCGCGGGCGGCGTTGGCGATGGCGCAGAAGCCGGCCGATAAACACGAGGCCCGCAGGCGGTTGGCCAACGCGGGCGTGGGCAAAGGGCAGTGGCCACAGGGGGAACCGCGCTCGCATCATCACGAACGCGCCGAAAGCGAGCGGGCCGCCGACAAATTGGGGCAAATCGTCACGGGTTCTCGGTTGCCAACCCACACGCGCCGCCCCTTGGGCACCGTGTTCCACTTCGCCTTCGGCGCCGCGGCCGGGATGGTCTACGGCGCGCTGTCGACGACCCGCATGCGACCGCTCGTACAGTCCGGCCACGGCACGCTCTTCGGCACCGCCGTCTGGTTGATGGGCGATGAGATCGCCATGCCGCTGATCGGCTTCGGCGATCCCCCGCAGCGGACACCGTTAAGACGGCACGCTTATGTGTTGGCGGCGCATTTGGCGTTCGGCGCAGGCTTGCACACAGCTATGCGCGTGATGGCGGTGTCACCCACCAACCGTGCGAGTCGCACCGCGCGTCATCGGGCCATCACGTAG
- the bioD gene encoding dethiobiotin synthase, with protein MMIRPPTIPTLFITGTDTDVGKTVVAGAIADWFRRRGARVGALKPVASGCVQRREGLVSEDAEFLAHCGDVAYPLEVICPNRYAEPLSPNVAAERAGEPVDWDAVQRSIDLMSRDCDILIVEGAGGIMVPIDGQHLMLDAARWLNAPAVVVARPGLGTINHSVLTVVALRSAGVPVAGVVINRYPVDRAGVAEETNLRQIERWTKAPLLAVVPDATIDPSLPSDIVAAVELTDWASLARAGGGPNDLHGRRQG; from the coding sequence ATGATGATCCGGCCACCCACCATCCCCACGCTCTTCATCACCGGCACTGATACGGACGTCGGCAAGACGGTAGTCGCCGGTGCGATCGCCGACTGGTTTCGGCGGCGAGGCGCGCGGGTGGGGGCGCTCAAGCCCGTCGCCAGTGGCTGCGTACAGCGGCGCGAGGGCCTGGTGTCGGAGGATGCGGAGTTCCTCGCCCACTGTGGCGACGTGGCCTATCCGTTGGAGGTGATCTGTCCCAACCGTTACGCCGAGCCGTTGTCACCGAACGTGGCGGCCGAGCGGGCGGGCGAGCCGGTGGATTGGGACGCGGTCCAGCGGTCGATCGACCTGATGTCGCGCGACTGCGACATCCTGATCGTCGAAGGGGCCGGTGGCATTATGGTGCCGATCGATGGGCAGCACCTCATGCTCGACGCCGCCCGCTGGCTGAACGCCCCCGCGGTCGTCGTCGCCCGGCCGGGGCTGGGCACGATCAACCACAGCGTTCTCACCGTGGTCGCCCTGCGCAGCGCCGGAGTGCCGGTGGCGGGGGTGGTCATCAATCGCTACCCAGTAGACCGCGCGGGCGTGGCCGAGGAGACCAACCTGCGCCAGATCGAGCGCTGGACGAAAGCCCCGCTGCTGGCGGTGGTGCCTGACGCGACGATCGACCCATCGTTGCCATCCGACATCGTGGCGGCCGTCGAGCTGACGGACTGGGCGTCGCTCGCCCGCGCGGGCGGTGGTCCCAACGACCTGCACGGCCGCCGGCAGGGGTAG
- the pdxA gene encoding 4-hydroxythreonine-4-phosphate dehydrogenase PdxA has protein sequence MSSYRPTIAITMGEPAGIGPEVVVKALADPVLRHRARYIIYGMNELLSYAADLAEFDVFWWRDQFNGRLRSYPHDVVVVDYDMYSLLGSAVRSPSKMGGEASMRFCVDAIEAAQKKLVDAVVTAPIAKESWKLAGYGFPGHTELFATKTNARHYAMMFAGGPLKVILATVHIPLNSLWGRLNIGAVFHPIELVHKTLIEWFDIEKPRIAVAGVNPHASENGQFGDEEERIISPAIAMAREQGIDATGPYSPDTVFLAARDGKFDAVVAMYHDQGLIPVKLLAFDQAVNLTVGLPIIRTSPDHGTAFDIVGRNRANPGSMRAAIELAIDLSIKRHNRDALQREHERQHPREES, from the coding sequence ATGAGTTCCTACCGTCCCACCATCGCGATCACCATGGGAGAGCCGGCGGGCATTGGGCCTGAGGTGGTGGTGAAGGCGCTGGCCGACCCGGTGCTGCGGCACCGCGCGCGGTACATCATCTACGGGATGAATGAACTGCTGAGCTACGCGGCCGACCTGGCAGAATTCGACGTCTTCTGGTGGCGCGACCAGTTCAACGGGCGGCTGCGCAGTTATCCGCACGATGTCGTCGTAGTCGATTACGACATGTACAGCCTGCTTGGCAGCGCCGTGCGCAGCCCCAGCAAGATGGGCGGCGAGGCGAGCATGCGCTTCTGCGTCGACGCGATCGAGGCGGCCCAGAAGAAGCTGGTGGACGCCGTGGTGACGGCCCCCATTGCCAAGGAAAGCTGGAAGCTGGCGGGGTACGGCTTCCCTGGCCATACGGAACTGTTTGCGACGAAGACGAACGCCCGCCACTACGCGATGATGTTCGCGGGCGGGCCGCTGAAGGTGATTCTGGCGACGGTGCACATCCCGCTCAACAGCCTGTGGGGCCGGCTGAACATTGGCGCGGTCTTCCACCCGATCGAATTGGTGCACAAGACGCTGATCGAGTGGTTCGACATCGAAAAGCCCCGCATCGCGGTGGCGGGCGTGAACCCGCACGCGAGCGAAAACGGGCAGTTTGGGGACGAGGAGGAACGCATCATCTCCCCCGCCATCGCCATGGCCCGCGAGCAGGGAATTGACGCGACGGGCCCCTATTCGCCCGACACGGTCTTCTTAGCGGCGCGTGATGGAAAGTTCGATGCGGTCGTGGCGATGTACCACGACCAGGGATTGATCCCCGTGAAGCTGTTAGCGTTCGACCAGGCGGTGAACCTGACGGTGGGCCTGCCAATCATCCGCACCAGCCCCGATCACGGCACCGCCTTCGACATCGTCGGCCGCAACCGCGCCAACCCCGGCAGCATGCGGGCCGCGATTGAACTGGCGATCGATTTGTCGATCAAACGCCACAACCGCGACGCATTGCAGCGCGAGCACGAACGGCAGCATCCAAGAGAAGAATCGTAA
- the bioA gene encoding adenosylmethionine--8-amino-7-oxononanoate transaminase encodes MTTTSSDLSTEALRDLDRRHIWHPFTHMKLWMEDQPLVITEAEGMHLIDSDGNRYLDGVSSLWCNVHGHRVPEIDAAVRAQLDKVAHTTMLGLASEPAILLAERLMKIVPRGLTKVFYSDAGATATEVAFKLAAQYWYNVGRPEKCEFVGFTEAYHGDTVGAMSIGRTTAFHRPYFPMLFKVHYAPTPFEYRFAATCGCNNDTCDRVGCSPSSDVKTQCLACLKRILEQNHQRLAAVCIEPIVQGAAGMIVHPPGFLRGVRELCDRYDVLLVADEVAVGFGRTGRMFACEHEGVSPDLMCVAKGITGGYLPLAATFATQRIFDAFLGEPWDGRTFFHGHTYTGNPLACAAALASLDLFEKNDLLASVRQKAAWLAGALDQQVRPLKHVGDLRQKGLMVGIELVADRETKQPFDSKRRVGAAVCQAIRKHGIIIRPLADTLVMMPPLAMPVGDLERIIDAIATEVSSL; translated from the coding sequence ATGACAACGACGTCTTCCGATCTTTCAACCGAAGCGCTGCGCGACCTGGACCGCAGGCACATCTGGCACCCGTTCACGCATATGAAGCTGTGGATGGAGGACCAACCGCTCGTCATCACCGAAGCCGAGGGCATGCACCTGATCGATTCGGACGGCAACCGCTATCTCGACGGTGTCAGTAGCTTGTGGTGCAACGTACACGGCCACCGAGTGCCGGAGATCGACGCCGCGGTGCGGGCGCAGCTGGACAAGGTGGCGCACACGACCATGCTCGGGCTGGCCAGCGAGCCGGCGATTTTGTTGGCCGAGCGGTTAATGAAGATCGTGCCGCGGGGGTTGACGAAGGTGTTCTACAGCGACGCGGGCGCGACCGCGACGGAGGTCGCGTTCAAGCTGGCGGCCCAGTACTGGTACAACGTCGGTCGGCCGGAGAAGTGCGAGTTTGTCGGGTTCACCGAGGCGTATCACGGCGATACGGTGGGGGCCATGAGCATCGGCCGGACGACGGCGTTTCATCGGCCGTACTTTCCGATGCTGTTTAAGGTGCATTACGCGCCGACACCCTTCGAGTACCGTTTTGCCGCCACGTGCGGCTGTAACAACGACACGTGCGACCGCGTAGGTTGTTCGCCAAGTTCGGACGTGAAGACGCAGTGCCTGGCGTGTCTGAAGCGCATCCTCGAGCAGAACCACCAACGGCTGGCCGCGGTCTGCATTGAACCGATTGTGCAGGGCGCCGCGGGAATGATCGTCCATCCGCCCGGCTTCCTGCGCGGCGTGCGAGAGCTGTGCGACAGGTACGACGTGCTGCTGGTGGCCGACGAGGTGGCAGTGGGATTCGGGCGCACCGGCCGCATGTTCGCGTGTGAACATGAAGGCGTGTCACCCGATTTAATGTGCGTCGCCAAGGGAATCACCGGCGGCTACCTGCCACTGGCGGCAACGTTCGCGACCCAGCGGATCTTCGACGCGTTCCTCGGTGAACCGTGGGACGGGCGCACGTTCTTCCACGGTCACACGTACACCGGCAACCCGCTCGCCTGCGCCGCGGCGTTGGCGTCACTCGACCTTTTCGAGAAAAACGATTTGCTGGCGAGCGTACGGCAGAAGGCCGCGTGGCTCGCGGGCGCGTTGGATCAACAGGTTCGCCCGCTGAAGCACGTGGGTGACCTTCGGCAGAAGGGGCTGATGGTCGGCATCGAACTCGTTGCCGACCGCGAGACGAAGCAACCCTTCGACAGCAAGCGGCGCGTCGGGGCGGCGGTCTGCCAAGCCATCCGCAAGCACGGGATCATCATTCGGCCGCTTGCCGACACGCTCGTGATGATGCCACCACTGGCGATGCCCGTGGGGGACTTAGAACGAATCATTGATGCGATCGCGACAGAGGTTTCTAGTCTCTAG
- a CDS encoding MqnA/MqnD/SBP family protein, translating to METQTLRLGHSPDPDDAFMFYGLAKDLLPSGKWRFEHVLQDIQTLNQRAMQGELEITAISIHAYPYVAHKYALTSCGSSMGDKYGPMIVTRQPMGIDDLRGKTIAIPGEMTTAFLTLQLLLGKGSKGKLDDAGAAAGMAAAPADLPNRAHNPEASPAFYYEVVHFDQIPAYVRDGKADAGLLIHEGQLTFANEGLHLVVDLGSWWHDKTGLPLPLGGNCIRRDLGQEAMQEVTNILKKSIQYSLDHRAEAVEYALQFGRDLNRELADKFVGMYVNDWTLDYGPRGRAAITRLLSEGAKAGIVPDVGEIDYVMAR from the coding sequence ATGGAAACGCAGACGCTTCGCCTCGGCCACAGCCCCGATCCCGACGACGCCTTCATGTTCTACGGCTTAGCCAAGGACCTGCTGCCCTCCGGCAAGTGGCGCTTCGAGCATGTGCTGCAGGACATCCAGACGCTGAACCAACGCGCCATGCAGGGCGAGCTGGAGATCACCGCCATCAGCATCCATGCCTACCCGTACGTGGCCCACAAGTACGCCCTGACCAGTTGCGGCAGCAGCATGGGCGACAAGTACGGCCCGATGATCGTCACGCGCCAGCCGATGGGCATCGACGATTTGCGCGGCAAGACGATCGCGATTCCCGGTGAAATGACGACCGCCTTCCTCACGCTACAGTTGCTGCTCGGCAAGGGATCGAAAGGCAAATTGGACGACGCCGGCGCCGCCGCCGGAATGGCCGCCGCGCCCGCGGATCTGCCCAACCGCGCCCACAACCCCGAAGCGTCGCCCGCGTTCTACTACGAGGTCGTCCACTTCGACCAGATCCCCGCCTACGTGCGCGACGGCAAGGCCGACGCCGGCCTGCTCATCCACGAGGGCCAGCTGACGTTCGCCAACGAGGGCCTGCACCTCGTGGTCGACCTTGGCTCCTGGTGGCACGACAAGACCGGCCTCCCCCTGCCCCTCGGCGGCAACTGCATCCGCCGCGATCTGGGCCAGGAGGCCATGCAGGAGGTGACGAACATCCTGAAAAAAAGCATCCAGTACAGCCTCGACCACCGCGCCGAGGCGGTCGAGTACGCCCTGCAGTTCGGGCGCGACTTAAACCGCGAGTTGGCCGACAAGTTCGTCGGCATGTACGTCAACGATTGGACGCTAGACTACGGTCCGCGCGGCCGCGCGGCGATCACGCGCTTGCTGAGTGAAGGGGCCAAGGCGGGCATCGTGCCGGACGTCGGCGAGATCGACTACGTGATGGCCCGATGA
- a CDS encoding HDOD domain-containing protein: MAAWIVLIAATLLLSGTVAVIWRSNRKAADDSFAQVDAQWDERVGTDLTSPAVTPALFAAPPEGAKIRPADVNELQKSQLLDEVVSGLEKIPPLPRAVHNILRELNSMGSTARSVASIVGTEPILVASILRMVNSAAFGLRREILSLEEAVAYLGFSTVKALVVRLKLGPMMGIASADAKRTKGYHPEKLWLHSMAVAQTSEHLAKRVGGVDPWLAGTIGLLHDIGKLAINSTFPQIVGQIWDKHDGDESFLARERRLFGADHAFIGGFLAAKWELPGDLVEAIRLHHMPAGDSAVLAMPSEMFRAVSIVHVANQLVKYSHVYCADMEIDIVPSAVLTELGLSPDLERLLDRDTQAIIERSVQLMREPMAQQRNARYRKAG; encoded by the coding sequence ATGGCGGCTTGGATCGTACTTATCGCAGCCACCCTTCTGCTCAGCGGCACCGTTGCGGTCATCTGGCGCAGCAATCGCAAGGCGGCCGACGACTCCTTCGCGCAGGTGGACGCGCAGTGGGACGAACGCGTCGGAACAGACCTGACCAGTCCGGCCGTCACACCCGCGCTCTTTGCGGCCCCGCCCGAAGGCGCCAAGATCCGTCCCGCCGACGTCAACGAACTTCAGAAGTCGCAGTTGCTGGACGAGGTGGTGTCGGGCCTCGAAAAGATCCCGCCGTTACCACGTGCCGTCCACAACATCCTGCGCGAGCTGAACAGCATGGGCTCGACCGCCCGCAGCGTGGCGAGCATCGTTGGCACCGAACCGATTTTGGTCGCCAGCATCCTCCGCATGGTCAACTCGGCCGCGTTCGGGCTTCGGCGGGAGATCCTGTCGCTCGAAGAGGCCGTTGCTTACCTGGGCTTCTCCACCGTGAAGGCCCTGGTCGTCCGGCTGAAGCTTGGGCCGATGATGGGCATTGCATCCGCCGATGCGAAGCGCACGAAGGGCTATCACCCGGAAAAACTCTGGCTCCACTCCATGGCCGTCGCGCAGACGTCCGAACACCTCGCCAAGCGCGTGGGCGGTGTCGACCCGTGGCTGGCGGGCACGATCGGGCTGCTGCACGACATCGGCAAGCTCGCGATCAACAGCACGTTCCCGCAGATCGTCGGCCAGATCTGGGACAAGCACGACGGCGACGAAAGCTTCCTGGCGCGCGAACGCCGGCTCTTCGGCGCCGATCATGCGTTCATCGGTGGCTTCCTCGCCGCCAAGTGGGAACTGCCCGGCGACCTCGTCGAGGCCATCCGCCTGCACCACATGCCCGCCGGCGACAGCGCGGTGCTGGCGATGCCGTCGGAGATGTTCCGCGCGGTCAGCATCGTGCACGTGGCCAACCAGCTCGTGAAGTACAGCCACGTCTACTGCGCCGACATGGAGATCGACATCGTCCCCTCAGCCGTCCTGACCGAACTGGGACTTTCACCCGATTTGGAACGACTGCTGGACCGCGACACGCAGGCCATCATCGAGCGCTCCGTGCAGCTGATGCGCGAGCCGATGGCCCAGCAACGCAACGCGCGGTATCGCAAGGCCGGCTGA
- the recG gene encoding ATP-dependent DNA helicase RecG, with the protein MSAAPITTLEGIGPNRAKAFAELGVNTLDELLNYFPRDYRSESAERRIADLIEDETQPARGEVVAVDYLAGGRRPRFEATLDDGSGKMGMVFFNGAYLRNKIRPGMHLRVKGRVKFFRNLPQMSNPTWEPIATDAATIEEAAFIAVYPASSKLTSDAIARTVAANIDRLTHDVNEWFAPDLLRKRNLIGRREAYRLIHTPTNEREAKAARRRLMYDELMLMQLGLGLGKRLRDGRLTAPVMRLDKLLDERIRGRFGFDLTNAQQNAVWEIMKDLQSGRPMNRLLQGDVGSGKTVVALYAMLVGVANKLQSAILAPTEVLAEQHFLTLRRAMTGSTVNVGLYTSRTKRNSKSQMLRDLADGKVHLAVGTQALIQEDIRFANLGLVVVDEQHRLGVRQRAVLKDKGLSPHYLVMTATPIPRTLALSYFADFDVSVIDELPPGRVPIKTRWVTPKQSHVAYDLIQREVAAGRQAYIVLPQIEDSGADEAKSVIKEFQRLSTGPLAGLRLAQLHGQMNADEKHTVMSAFRDGTIDVLVATTVIEVGVDVPNATVMLIDNTERFGLSQLHQLRGRVGRGTHASFCVLLSEASSESAKERITAMCDTSDGFEIAERDLHLRGPGEFFGTRQHGLPEFKLADITSELELLHVAKDDALELLADDPKLSTRPHAALRDALAVQFGETLRLAQVG; encoded by the coding sequence ATGTCTGCCGCCCCCATCACCACCCTTGAAGGTATCGGCCCCAACCGCGCCAAGGCGTTCGCGGAACTGGGCGTGAACACGCTCGATGAGTTGCTGAACTACTTCCCGCGCGACTACCGCTCCGAGTCCGCCGAGCGGCGGATCGCGGATTTGATCGAGGACGAAACCCAACCCGCGCGCGGGGAAGTGGTAGCGGTCGATTATCTCGCCGGGGGTCGCCGCCCGCGGTTCGAAGCGACGCTGGACGACGGCAGTGGCAAGATGGGGATGGTCTTCTTCAACGGCGCCTACTTGCGAAACAAGATCCGCCCGGGCATGCACCTGCGCGTGAAGGGGCGGGTCAAGTTCTTCCGCAACCTGCCGCAGATGAGCAACCCCACGTGGGAGCCCATCGCCACCGATGCTGCGACCATCGAAGAGGCGGCGTTCATTGCCGTCTACCCCGCCAGCAGCAAGCTGACCAGCGACGCGATCGCACGCACCGTCGCGGCCAACATCGATCGGCTCACGCACGACGTGAACGAGTGGTTTGCGCCGGACCTGCTGCGCAAGCGCAACCTCATCGGCCGGCGCGAGGCGTACCGCCTCATTCACACGCCGACCAACGAACGCGAGGCCAAGGCCGCCCGGCGGCGCCTGATGTACGACGAGCTGATGCTGATGCAGCTTGGCCTGGGCCTGGGCAAGCGCCTTCGGGATGGCAGACTGACCGCGCCGGTCATGCGGCTCGACAAGCTGCTCGACGAGCGCATCCGCGGTCGCTTCGGATTCGATCTCACAAACGCCCAGCAGAACGCCGTCTGGGAGATCATGAAGGACCTGCAAAGCGGCCGGCCGATGAACCGCTTGTTGCAGGGTGACGTGGGCAGCGGCAAGACGGTCGTGGCGCTCTACGCGATGCTCGTCGGCGTCGCCAACAAGCTGCAGTCGGCCATTCTGGCGCCCACGGAAGTGCTGGCGGAACAGCACTTCCTCACGCTGCGCCGGGCGATGACGGGGTCGACCGTGAACGTCGGCCTCTACACGTCGCGCACGAAGCGCAACAGCAAATCGCAGATGCTGCGCGATTTGGCCGACGGCAAGGTTCACCTGGCGGTCGGCACGCAGGCGTTGATTCAAGAGGACATCCGGTTTGCCAATCTGGGCCTTGTCGTGGTGGATGAACAACACCGCCTCGGCGTGCGCCAACGGGCGGTGCTGAAAGACAAAGGGCTGTCGCCGCACTACCTGGTGATGACCGCCACGCCCATTCCGCGCACGCTGGCGCTGTCGTACTTCGCCGACTTCGACGTCAGCGTGATCGACGAGCTGCCCCCCGGCCGTGTACCGATCAAGACGCGCTGGGTGACGCCGAAGCAATCGCACGTGGCGTACGATCTGATTCAGCGCGAGGTGGCCGCCGGTCGGCAGGCCTACATCGTGCTGCCGCAGATCGAGGACAGCGGCGCTGACGAGGCGAAGTCCGTCATCAAGGAATTCCAACGGCTCTCCACCGGCCCGCTGGCGGGCCTACGACTGGCGCAATTGCACGGCCAGATGAACGCCGACGAGAAGCACACCGTCATGAGCGCCTTCCGCGACGGCACGATCGACGTGCTGGTGGCGACCACGGTGATCGAGGTCGGCGTGGACGTGCCCAACGCCACCGTCATGCTCATCGACAACACCGAGCGCTTCGGCCTGTCGCAGTTGCATCAGCTGCGCGGCCGGGTCGGGCGCGGCACGCACGCGTCTTTCTGCGTGTTGCTGTCGGAGGCGTCCAGCGAGTCGGCGAAGGAGCGCATCACGGCCATGTGCGACACGTCCGACGGCTTCGAGATCGCCGAGCGCGACTTGCACCTGCGCGGCCCGGGCGAATTCTTCGGCACGCGGCAGCACGGTTTGCCCGAGTTCAAACTGGCCGACATCACCAGCGAGTTGGAACTGCTGCACGTGGCCAAGGACGATGCCCTGGAATTGCTCGCGGATGACCCGAAGCTCTCCACCCGTCCGCACGCCGCGCTGCGCGATGCGCTGGCCGTGCAGTTCGGCGAGACGCTGCGCCTAGCGCAGGTTGGCTAG
- a CDS encoding protein-L-isoaspartate(D-aspartate) O-methyltransferase, translating into MNQLEELSPLERMIRQQLMDRGIRDPRVLDAMRAVPRDQFMPRELREKAYADGAAPIGHGQTISQPYIVALMSQRLDVQANHRVLEIGTGTGYQTAVLAQLAKEVYTIERIKPLLDEAFERLLSRGYKNVHFRHADGTLGWPGIGTFDRILITAGAPTLPEKMLRDQLADGGLALLPIGPMESQMLTEVQRYGDRLETVDVCPVRFVKLIGTEGWSETEGG; encoded by the coding sequence ATGAACCAGTTGGAAGAACTCAGTCCGTTAGAGCGAATGATTCGCCAGCAGCTCATGGATCGCGGCATCCGCGACCCGCGGGTGTTGGACGCAATGCGTGCCGTGCCGCGCGATCAGTTCATGCCGCGTGAGCTGCGCGAGAAGGCTTACGCCGACGGCGCCGCGCCGATCGGTCACGGCCAGACGATCAGCCAGCCGTACATCGTCGCGCTCATGTCGCAGCGGTTGGACGTGCAGGCGAACCACCGCGTGCTTGAGATCGGTACCGGCACCGGTTACCAGACGGCAGTGCTGGCGCAGCTGGCGAAAGAGGTCTACACGATCGAGCGCATCAAGCCGTTGCTCGACGAGGCATTCGAACGGCTGCTGTCGCGCGGCTACAAGAACGTCCACTTCCGCCACGCCGACGGCACGCTCGGCTGGCCGGGCATCGGCACGTTCGACCGCATCCTGATCACCGCCGGCGCGCCCACGTTGCCCGAGAAGATGCTGCGCGACCAGCTCGCCGATGGTGGCCTCGCATTGCTGCCCATCGGCCCGATGGAAAGCCAGATGCTGACCGAGGTCCAACGCTACGGCGACCGCTTGGAAACCGTCGACGTCTGCCCGGTTAGGTTTGTCAAACTGATCGGCACCGAAGGCTGGAGCGAAACAGAAGGTGGGTGA